In the Hordeum vulgare subsp. vulgare chromosome 7H, MorexV3_pseudomolecules_assembly, whole genome shotgun sequence genome, one interval contains:
- the LOC123411849 gene encoding 3-ketoacyl-CoA synthase 6-like — protein MATSLPLSLLAPAYSFVTSHRLSLAAFPFSATAALRFTSWLYPTVSSVVHHCTLLYTGLTLLAVVLVLYITSTRVRAVYLVDYACFRPPAALRVPLSKYIEHTELAPCFDDKSVGFQSRLIERSGFGEETCLPPACHVIPPEKTLKAARAEAEQGIFSAVDAVLAKTGVCAEDIGVVVVNCTLFAPTPSMADMVVRRYGLRSDVRCFSLSGMGCSAGMAGIGLAENILQCHSRCRYALVVSTEILTSDYYSGNERAMLLQNCLFRMGASAVLLSASPARARHARYRLARVVRTHAGHDDRAYGCVQQEDDAAGERGIALSKDVMPVAGDTLKEHMTTLGPLVLPASELLAYALSFARRRLLLLAGQEDSSKPRVPDFRMAFEHFCIHAGGRAVIDELQRGLGLSDKQVEPSRMALHRFGNTSSSSTWYELAYLEAKCRVRKGDRVWMVGFGSGFKCNSAVWVCIRSPVPLDSGPWEGCMHRYPVATAQ, from the coding sequence ATGGCGACTTCACTCCCGCTCAGCCTCCTAGCTCCAGCATACAGCTTTGTCACGAGCCACCGTCTAAGcctcgccgccttccccttctcagCCACAGCCGCGCTGCGTTTCACCTCGTGGCTCTACCCCACTGTCAGCAGCGTCGTCCATCACTGCACCCTACTCTACACCGGCCTCACCTTGCTCGCTGTCGTACTAGTCCTCTACATCACGTCGACCAGGGTGCGCGCGGTGTACCTTGTGGACTACGCATGCTTCAGGCCGCCGGCCGCCCTCCGCGTTCCGCTCTCCAAGTACATCGAGCACACCGAGCTCGCGCCGTGCTTTGACGACAAGAGCGTCGGCTTTCAGTCGCGCCTCATCGAGCGCTCGGGCTTCGGCGAGGAGACATGCCTCCCGCCAGCCTGCCACGTCATCCCTCCGGAGAAGACGCTCAAGGCGGCCCGCGCCGAGGCCGAGCAAGGGATATTCTCTGCTGTCGATGCCGTTCTCGCCAAGACCGGCGTCTGCGCCGAGGACAtcggggtggtggtggtgaactgcaCGCTGTTCGCCCCAACGCCGTCCATGGCCGACATGGTGGTGCGCAGGTACGGGCTCCGCAGCGATGTCAGGTGCTTCAGCCTTTCCGGGATGGGGTGCAGCGCCGGGATGGCCGGCATCGGGCTGGCGGAGAACATCCTGCAGTGCCACAGCAGGTGCAGGTACGCGCTCGTGGTGTCCACGGAGATTCTCACCTCGGATTACTACTCCGGCAACGAGCGCGCGATGCTGCTGCAGAACTGCCTCTTCCGGATGGGCGCGTCCGCGGTGCTGCTGTCCGCGTCCCCTGCGCGGGCGCGACACGCGCGGTACCGGCTCGCCCGGGTGGTGCGCACGCACGCGGGGCACGACGACCGCGCCTACGGGTGCGTGCAGCAGGAGGACGACGCGGCGGGCGAGCGCGGCATCGCGCTGTCCAAGGATGTCATGCCCGTGGCCGGCGACACGCTCAAGGAGCACATGACCACGCTCGGGCCCCTCGTGCTCCCGGCGTCGGAGCTCCTTGCGTACGCGCTCTCGTTCGCGAGGCGCAGGCTGCTGCTCCTGGCGGGGCAGGAGGACAGCAGCAAGCCGCGGGTCCCCGACTTTCGCATGGCGTTCGAGCACTTCTGCATCCACGCGGGCGGCCGTGCGGTGATCGACGAGCTGCAGCGCGGCCTCGGGCTGTCGGACAAGCAGGTGGAGCCGTCGCGCATGGCGCTGCACCGGTTCGGCAACACGTCGAGCAGCTCGACGTGGTACGAGCTGGCCTACCTGGAGGCCAAGTGCCGCGTGCGCAAGGGAGACCGTGTGTGGATGGTCGGGTTTGGGTCAGGGTTCAAGTGCAACAGCGCGGTGTGGGTGTGCATCCGGTCGCCGGTTCCTCTGGACAGCGGGCCATGGGAGGGCTGCATGCATCGTTACCCGGTGGCCACGGCCCAGTGA